In Oryza sativa Japonica Group chromosome 2, ASM3414082v1, the following are encoded in one genomic region:
- the LOC4329556 gene encoding alpha carbonic anhydrase 1, chloroplastic, with translation MGTAKKSAIFVALLCTHILVNHACDSDVVFGYSGSTGPEHWGSLSPNFTTCSKGTYQSPINILKDDAVYNPKLEPLEMDYTAANTTIVDNVFNIALRYNDTAGTVKVDGKKYKLRQLHWHSPSEHTINGQRFAVELHMVHHSDDGNITVIAVLYRHGKPDPFLFQIKDKLAALYLEGCKAEKGEPLPVGLVDMRELKKGADRYFRYVGSLTTPPCTENVIWNIFGEIREMTKEQAAALRAPLHGSYRHNRRPTQPLNGRTVQLNYM, from the exons ATGTGGTATTTGGGTACAGTGGGAGTACTGGTCCAGAGCATTGGGGGAGCTTAAGTCCTAATTTCACAACGTGCTCAAAAGGGACGTACCAGTCCCCAATCAACATTTTGAAAGATGACGCAGTTTACAACCCAAAGTTGGAGCCCCTTGAAATGGATTATACTGCTGCAAACACTACCATTGTTGACAATGTCTTCAATATTGCG CTACGTTACAACGACACTGCTGGGACTGTGAAGGTGGATGGGAAAAAGTATAAACTGAGGCAATTGCATTGGCACTCTCCCTCAGAGCACACCATCAATGGCCAAAG GTTTGCAGTGGAGCTCCACATGGTTCACCATTCTGATGATGGCAACATTACTGTCATTGCAGTCCTTTATCGACATGGGAAACCTGATCCATTTCTTTTTCAG ATAAAGGATAAGTTGGCTGCATTATACTTAGAGGGCTGTAAAGCGGAGAAAGGCGAACCTCTTCCTGTTGGACTCGTGGATATGAGGGAATTGAAGAAAGGCGCGGATAGGTATTTCAGATACGTTGGATCCCTCACGACACCTCCATGCACCGAAAATGTTATCTGGAACATTTTTGGAGAG ATAAGAGAAATGACCAAAGAGCAGGCTGCTGCTTTGAGGGCCCCTTTGCACGGGAGTTACAGGCACAACCGCAGGCCGACACAGCCACTCAATGGTCGCACCGTGCAGCTCAATTACATGTAA